In Edaphobacter aggregans, the sequence TAGGTCAGCGGTTCAAATCCGCTCATCGGCTCCATTATTTTCAATAACTTACAGACTTTTCGTTTCCCTACATCACTGCCGTGTGACGCGAATTGTGACGTGACAGCATTGGTCCGTGATTCTCGTTCACAACTGTGCGTACCGTTTCGAGACTTGGATGCTGGTAGATCATCGCCGTCTGCGCGTTGGTATGACCCAAGGCGCGCATGACGAGGGACAAATTACCGGTGGCCCCCATGACCTTCGTCGCGAACGTGTGGCGGGCACTGTAGAGGACAATTTCCTTCGATAAACCCGCCGCAGCCCTCGCCTCTTCGAAAGCCTTGGCGACCGTTGTGACGTGGCCTGTGACGGAATCAGAGGGAAAGACCCAACCCTCAGTCATACCCTTCCGCCGGATGTGGAGAGCCTTGGTGACTCTCTCACTCATCGGAATGTATCGACGTGAAAGCTTGGTCTTGCCTCTCGGGATAAAGATCATCCCACTGTCCCAAGCAATGTCTTCCCAACGCATCTGAAAGACTTCACCTGGGCGCATTCCGGAATCGAGAATGAGTGTCAAAACATCTTGCAGCGGCTGTTTTGCCACTGCCAAAAGTTTGAACTCTGCTTCGGCATCAATCAAAGCGGAGCGCCCATATTCTTTCATTAGCTTGATTCGAGGCGCTGCCGCAATGACTCCCCACTCCGCAGCCTTCCCCAACATCCTCCGCAAAGTGCGTAGTGCTCGATTCGCATTCGCTGGCGAATGGTCGAATCGGAGCGCTTCCGCCTCGTCGGTGGTGACATGGGCAAGCCTCATGCCAGAGATAGGTGTCTTAGCGAGCATTCTCCATCCTGACCGGTAATACTCTTTCGACTCCGCTTCCAGGCGGGTACTTTCCACCCATACCAGAAAGCGTTTCGAGAACTCGGCAAGCGTTAGCGTTCTGCGCTGTACAGTTAGCTTGCGCTGCTTTGCCTCTTGCATCAACTTGGCTTCGATCATGCGGGCCTTCGAAGAAACGGTTTCCTTTGTCGTTCCGCGATAACGTCTGCCATCCATAGCGAAGTCGTAGTGCCAAACCCCGCCCCGTTTATAAAGAGCCATTGCGTTCCTCCATGTATGCCCGCACGGAA encodes:
- a CDS encoding site-specific integrase; translation: MIEAKLMQEAKQRKLTVQRRTLTLAEFSKRFLVWVESTRLEAESKEYYRSGWRMLAKTPISGMRLAHVTTDEAEALRFDHSPANANRALRTLRRMLGKAAEWGVIAAAPRIKLMKEYGRSALIDAEAEFKLLAVAKQPLQDVLTLILDSGMRPGEVFQMRWEDIAWDSGMIFIPRGKTKLSRRYIPMSERVTKALHIRRKGMTEGWVFPSDSVTGHVTTVAKAFEEARAAAGLSKEIVLYSARHTFATKVMGATGNLSLVMRALGHTNAQTAMIYQHPSLETVRTVVNENHGPMLSRHNSRHTAVM